Genomic segment of Malus domestica chromosome 15, GDT2T_hap1:
aataacaaaaatactcTCAAAATTTGTCAAACTCATTTTAGCTCAACCATTTATCGAATTGAAGAGTATTTTTGTCCTTACTTAACAAAGATTCACATAAGGACCAAAACGATTGACAGTAAAAAAACTCAGGAACCACTTTTATCAATTTCAAATTTCCGGATTATAGTGAGGAGTTATCAATATCAGagactattttggctaaaatgcCGAAAGAATAATAGCTAGCCAATACAATTTTATTCACCACAGCATTTACTCCCGCATTTTTACTGAAGTCGCATCATGTACCTTGAAAGAATCTACCATATCTATTACTACTACTTTCCAACATCTTACTATGTAACAATTTAAAATTGACATATAACAAGCAATGCGGAACGAACAAAAAATTTTCTTTGACATACAGTTATACAAAGTCAGACGATTCGACAAATCTAGCTTCATAAACCGCGTCTGCGCTTTCGGAAATGTCTGAGAATGAAGCTGTCTGCGTATAAAGGATAATTCTTCCTTATCAGCCCCTTTATGCATTTCCAATATGAAAAGTCGACTAGTGTTCCGTCCTTTTGAACAATGAACAAACATCTTGAGCTTTCAAAATCCGGGTGATAACCAACCTGCCAACCCAAAACGAGAAAAACGCATCATTTAACAAGCATATTTACTTTTAATACAAATATAGCATGCTTGAGAAAAAACCCCAAATCACTCATCTTTGATAAAGTGTTGGATGCAGAAAAAGTTTTTAGTATTTGGTTTTAAATTGCAAAAACAACTATCTGAAGCCAAGTTCCATCATTTTGGAAGCATGTACGCTTCTACATGCACTGCGATCCTTTCGGGATACTAGGGGTGGATTAGCATTTCTTTGGTCAGTTCATTATATTCCTTCTAAACACCGTATATTAACTAGTAAGAATTGTTACTTATCGTTCACCGGTAAAAGCCATATCAGAAACAATACAGATAACTAGATATCTAAGGGGAACTAGAAAGATTGAGCTCCAACCCCCTTCCACAAAGGAGTGTAAAACACTCCCACATTGGAGTGCGGGTGTTTGGAGGGGAAGCGATACTAAAATATGACGAAGGAAGAAGATCACACTTGTGGCTGCCATCCCCAAGTTCTCCTAGCTCAGTTTGGAGGATAAAAGATTGATGATGCTTTATGAGTcagacttgaatcaaaattaaatttaaaaagtagTCAAAACCCGAAAGCAATCAAGTCTGATCAATGCCAAAACAGAAATGACAATCAGCTAGCAGAAGCTATCCAGCAACAGGCATATCCAAACAGATACTATCATGTTTCTCTAGATGCTCAGTTGCCAAAATCCTCTCACTCAAAAAAGCACTTCTATAGTAAACGAAAGTTATAGAGATCGTACAAAAAAAAGGGCAATCGGGTAATCGATCCACAGAATTGTAAAGCAGCTTAATTCAAAAGCTCCAAAACACTAAAATGGGCAATCAAGATTCAAGACCAACATCCAATAACCAAATTTGGCACCAAAACACTAAACCCCAGAATTGCAAACCAGCTTAATTCAAAAGCAGCTTAATCCAAAGGCAGCTTAATCCGCGacaattgaacaaagaaacagaatTTACCGTGATATAATCGATCCCAGAACCGATCTTCTTCTTAGCATCAGGATGAAACGGAAGCAGCCTTTGGAGAACAGTCTTCTGATGTTCAGGACTCAATCTATCTCCACTCTCATACTTCCCCGAATGAAGAATCATCCTCACAAACCCTACCAGCGGAACCGTGTCCTCCAAAATCTTATCCTCCCAATCGACCCACTTCCCGTCTTCTCCCTCATCTTCCTCCGAATTCCCATCCATGTCCTTCCCAGACGACACCACCGGCTTCCGGAGCAGTTCCGGGTCGGGCCCCGGCGTCTCGGGCCTCCCAATTCTGCTTCCCCCGTCGGCTCCGGTCTTCAGGGCGCAGAGGCGGGGGTGGGGCGACTTCGCTTTGAGGAAAGGGAAGGATAGAGTTAGGGGGCAGGGGTGGAGGATGAGGGAGTTTATGTGGTGGTGGAGGAGCGGCGGTGATCTGGAGAGAGATGCCATGGCTGCGCGCCCTGAGGTACTAGTTGCTAGTTGCTGTGACTAAAAGGTGCTTTTCTGGTAATCACTTTTTCTCATAGTTGTTCTTCAAAGTTGAAGGCTTGCAGACCCATCATCAGTTACAGTCAGCGTCTGTAGAGCTTAGCAGATAAACAAGGAAATGCCTGCGAGGTTCTCCACTCTCCACCTCCGCTTCTGGTTTTTGGGCCAAAAGCCCAAGCCCAATATAAAAATAACTTTTTGAGCTTGGATTTTGCTTCGGTAAGGTGCTTGTGCTGGCGCCTGTTGAGTTCTGACCGTTGATGTATTGTCCACCTAAACCAATAGGTCAGAATACAACCTAGATGATATGCAATTGTTAATACGTTACCATGCATATATCTACTCATCTTGTATTTCTATTTctcttacactatgtttggataagggaaataaattttgaatttgaataaaagttaaaatttgtaaattaacatgcaccaattcccttgtttggattcataaacatagaaatttagaatttcgacgtgaaaaaaaacttggaatttgggacctctaattcccaagtttaaattccatgtaaataggtatcatttcccaatttctatgattgagagcttaaatataacaaattctgtatttaattacattatttgtttaggttaaccaaacaagaaaattcacaaattttagAATATAAAATCCCgtcaattcaatttccgtcattttaaaatcatCCTATGCTCACTTTATATTTGTTTAGATTAAAGATATTACTCGTATCGAGATTAAAAAGTAAAGCAGGAAGGCCTAGAGTTGAAATTTGGAGACCTCAAACATGTGTGGAGCTCtttgcattatatatataagtagCATATTGAGCAGTATCTATCAGTCTATGCAAAGCAACAATTTCAGCTGTCCAATACCACCGGTTTTCTATTCTGCTGCCACCGACCAGCCCAGTCTTCAGCCCACAAAGACGAGCACGGTTCGTAGTACAGGGAATGAGAGCGAGGGAGGGGAGAGGCCATTGCACTGCCGTAGCTACTAAGCTACTGCTGTAATTAAAGCATGATTTTTAACTTCTCAGCTCTAGCACCATAGCTAGATTAAGTTAAATTTTAAGGACTTTTGCGTGGTCAGTTGTCAATTTCTTTCGTAGCATGGACCTTGGTGGTATGAATTTCTCAGAAtctgcatatatacatatacattatatatgtatatatgtattattCTGGGAAGTTAGCAAGTAGCAGTCTGGTACAAACGCAGCCCGAATTCTTCAAATGAAATTCGTGTGATGAAAATGTAGGGTAGTTAAGGCACCTATACTCACGGATTTTTAGTTCAAAGACCAAAGCTCTAATCAAGATAAAGTCCAACGACCTACGCTGTAGTTTCTTAGTTGAGGACTTGAAACAAGTGGGGAATTCTTTGCATTATATAATACATATTATTCCCAGTTCTCCAGTATTATTCCTTGTTTCTTGCTATGACTTTAGGGTATGTGCCACCTACTTGCGGAGGCTATTACTCTATTGGTTGAGTGCTGACTTCCATAAAATACTACACCCAGAAAACCAAGATGTTATGTAAACAAATACggtcaaataaaaatttcagaaaaattccaaatttgaatttttcctgATTCCACGCTGTGCCTAAGTCAAGTCATCAAGCTCTCAATAAAATTCATGATTCTGTATATTCTC
This window contains:
- the LOC103415604 gene encoding protein DCL, chloroplastic-like, whose translation is MASLSRSPPLLHHHINSLILHPCPLTLSFPFLKAKSPHPRLCALKTGADGGSRIGRPETPGPDPELLRKPVVSSGKDMDGNSEEDEGEDGKWVDWEDKILEDTVPLVGFVRMILHSGKYESGDRLSPEHQKTVLQRLLPFHPDAKKKIGSGIDYITVGYHPDFESSRCLFIVQKDGTLVDFSYWKCIKGLIRKNYPLYADSFILRHFRKRRRGL